In the Terriglobales bacterium genome, one interval contains:
- the ychF gene encoding redox-regulated ATPase YchF yields the protein MKTGIIGLPQVGKTSLFKILTRAHLEARVNPREAHLGVARVPDERLDRLAALYQPRKTVHASVEYVDVAAIGQEALKETAYLGTLRTVDALAHVLRAFEDPTIPHVGAIDPARDLKNVDFDLMVSDLGQIEKRLERLEKDLKKARTSELEREHELLLRAKAHLEKERPLREMEMMPEDKKRVRGFMFLSEKPLLAVVNVSESADLGAELERAAETYGLEEAARHPNTGVTAVCGKVEAELAEMSDAEAGEFLASYGLKESGLVRLIRKTYELLGLISFFTVGEDECRAWTVGRGAKAVEAAGVIHSDLAKHFIRAETVRWDDLLAAGSEAGARAAGTLRLEGKEYEVRDGDVVHVRHSG from the coding sequence ATGAAAACCGGGATCATCGGGTTGCCGCAGGTGGGGAAGACGTCGCTGTTCAAGATCCTGACGCGGGCGCATCTGGAGGCGCGCGTCAACCCGCGGGAGGCTCACCTAGGGGTGGCCAGGGTGCCGGACGAGCGCCTGGACCGGCTGGCCGCGCTCTATCAGCCGCGCAAGACGGTGCACGCCTCCGTGGAGTACGTGGACGTCGCGGCCATCGGCCAGGAAGCGCTGAAGGAGACCGCGTACCTGGGGACGCTGCGCACGGTGGATGCGCTGGCGCATGTGCTGCGCGCGTTCGAGGATCCGACCATCCCGCACGTGGGGGCCATCGATCCGGCGCGCGACTTGAAGAACGTGGACTTCGACCTGATGGTCAGCGACCTGGGCCAGATCGAGAAGCGGCTGGAGCGTTTGGAAAAAGACCTGAAGAAAGCCAGGACCAGCGAGCTGGAAAGAGAACACGAACTGCTGCTCCGGGCCAAGGCGCATCTGGAGAAAGAGCGTCCGCTGCGCGAAATGGAGATGATGCCGGAGGACAAGAAGCGCGTGCGCGGCTTCATGTTCCTGAGCGAGAAGCCGCTGCTGGCAGTGGTGAACGTGAGCGAGAGCGCCGACCTGGGCGCGGAGCTGGAACGCGCGGCAGAAACGTATGGACTGGAGGAAGCGGCGCGGCATCCCAACACGGGGGTCACCGCGGTGTGCGGCAAGGTGGAAGCCGAACTGGCGGAGATGAGCGACGCGGAGGCGGGCGAGTTCCTGGCCAGCTACGGATTGAAAGAGAGCGGGCTGGTGCGGCTGATCCGCAAGACCTACGAGCTGCTGGGACTGATTTCCTTTTTCACCGTGGGCGAGGACGAGTGCCGCGCCTGGACGGTGGGGCGCGGCGCGAAAGCGGTGGAGGCGGCGGGCGTGATCCACAGCGACCTGGCCAAGCACTTCATCCGCGCCGAGACGGTGCGCTGGGACGATCTGCTGGCCGCGGGGTCAGAGGCGGGAGCGCGCGCCGCCGGAACGCTGCGGCTTGAGGGAAAAGAGTACGAGGTAAGGGACGGCGACGTGGTGCACGTCCGGCACTCGGGCTGA
- a CDS encoding four helix bundle protein, giving the protein MAWQKAMDLAEAVYGGTENFPKHELYSLTSQIRRAATSVPSNIAEGQAHYSKPEFRHFLRHARGSLAELETQILLARRLHYLTEEAAQRLITLADEVGRITNGLIDSTR; this is encoded by the coding sequence GTGGCCTGGCAGAAAGCCATGGACTTGGCAGAAGCGGTTTACGGCGGAACGGAGAATTTCCCGAAGCACGAACTCTACAGTCTCACCAGCCAGATTCGCCGTGCGGCGACCTCGGTGCCGAGCAACATTGCCGAAGGCCAGGCGCATTACTCGAAGCCCGAATTCCGCCATTTCCTGCGCCATGCTCGCGGCTCGCTGGCCGAATTGGAGACTCAGATCCTACTTGCACGGCGACTGCACTATCTGACGGAAGAAGCTGCTCAACGCCTCATCACCCTGGCGGATGAGGTGGGCCGGATTACCAACGGTCTCATAGACTCCACCCGCTGA
- a CDS encoding ZIP family metal transporter: MPSDPILLSMLLGLTAAVANVIGGAVIVQRDWSRGYLKYFVALGSGFMLATAMVEMIPESLHLGGGSVMGFVLMGYLLVHFFEHTITPHFHFGEEVHADEFIHSHKGYRVLLGLLIHAFFDGIAIASGFLVSPWLGWVIFVAVFLHKMPEGFTVASVMLASGRSRKTAWTASALLGAATLAGVFSMALARGAIRAALPLAAGVTLYVAATDLLPEVNREPGVKMAMVVFLGVGLLFVLDFLFKGH; encoded by the coding sequence ATGCCCTCCGATCCCATCCTCCTGAGCATGCTGTTAGGACTGACGGCCGCAGTGGCCAACGTCATCGGCGGCGCAGTGATCGTGCAGCGCGACTGGAGCCGCGGCTACCTGAAGTATTTCGTGGCTCTGGGCTCGGGATTCATGCTGGCCACGGCGATGGTGGAGATGATCCCCGAAAGCCTGCACCTGGGCGGCGGCAGCGTGATGGGCTTCGTGCTCATGGGCTACCTGCTGGTCCACTTCTTCGAGCACACCATCACCCCGCACTTCCACTTCGGCGAAGAGGTCCACGCCGATGAGTTCATTCATTCGCACAAGGGCTACCGCGTGCTGCTCGGACTGCTGATCCACGCTTTCTTCGACGGCATCGCCATCGCTTCCGGGTTCCTGGTCTCGCCCTGGCTGGGCTGGGTGATCTTCGTGGCCGTCTTCCTGCACAAGATGCCGGAAGGATTCACCGTCGCCTCGGTGATGCTGGCCAGCGGGCGCAGCCGCAAGACGGCGTGGACGGCCTCGGCGCTGCTGGGTGCGGCGACTCTCGCGGGCGTGTTCTCCATGGCGCTGGCCCGCGGCGCCATTCGCGCCGCGCTGCCTCTCGCCGCCGGCGTCACTCTCTATGTCGCCGCCACCGACCTGCTGCCGGAAGTGAACCGCGAGCCAGGCGTCAAGATGGCCATGGTCGTCTTCCTCGGCGTGGGACTGCTGTTCGTGCTGGATTTCCTGTTCAAGGGACATTGA
- a CDS encoding antibiotic biosynthesis monooxygenase — MFARMVELTVKKDKLNDLRARLDSEILPFLRKQTGFTDELVLRADGNPDRILAISLWNTREDAERYHREQYAKIAEIIKPMLAADPTLQTFNVDVSTPHKISAKAA, encoded by the coding sequence ATGTTTGCTCGAATGGTCGAACTGACCGTGAAGAAGGACAAGCTGAACGATCTGCGCGCCCGGTTGGACAGCGAGATCCTGCCCTTCCTGCGCAAGCAGACGGGTTTCACCGATGAGCTGGTGCTGCGCGCGGACGGCAATCCCGATCGCATCCTGGCCATCAGCCTGTGGAACACGCGCGAGGATGCGGAGCGTTATCACCGCGAACAGTATGCGAAGATCGCCGAGATCATAAAGCCCATGCTGGCTGCGGATCCCACCCTGCAAACCTTCAACGTGGACGTTTCCACGCCTCACAAGATTTCCGCCAAAGCGGCGTAA
- a CDS encoding VWA domain-containing protein, with protein sequence MRGDARLKLRPSDSRAGSVPAAMLILLLLVSSAAGLLAAALPQDQPQTPDKKAEQKPDEAGGPNVPVGPIAVPKRKEEAPPPEPARRPGPSDMPDYSLRVDVPLVNVDVLVVTKDGQFVPGLKKEHFRVLEDGVPQKVTNFNQSEAPITAVLVVEFAANSYYFIYDALNASYQFANTLKPQDWVAVVAFDMKPHIMVDFTQNKGAVFAALNQLRMPGFSETNVFDALYDTLDRIDSIEGRKYVILVATGVDTFSKLTLDRTLKKIRESRDVTIFTISTGEAIRLYAESRGMVGPITSLTYLQADNQMRHFAQMTGGRWYKPRFEGELPGIFREIAAITRNQYTLSYNPTNRALDGSYRKIKVELVAPDGSGPLKVKNEKNKEVKVQIIAREGYTARHIVD encoded by the coding sequence ATGCGAGGCGATGCCCGCTTGAAACTGCGACCTTCCGATTCCCGGGCCGGTTCGGTGCCGGCGGCGATGCTCATCCTTTTGCTTCTGGTGTCTTCCGCAGCCGGTCTGTTGGCCGCCGCCCTGCCGCAGGACCAGCCCCAGACCCCCGACAAGAAGGCGGAACAGAAACCGGACGAGGCCGGCGGTCCCAACGTCCCAGTGGGTCCCATCGCCGTACCCAAGCGCAAGGAGGAGGCGCCACCCCCCGAACCTGCGCGTCGTCCCGGCCCCAGCGACATGCCCGACTACTCGCTGCGGGTGGACGTACCCCTGGTGAACGTGGATGTGCTGGTGGTTACCAAGGACGGCCAGTTCGTGCCCGGGCTCAAGAAAGAACACTTCCGCGTGCTGGAGGACGGCGTTCCCCAGAAAGTCACAAACTTCAACCAATCGGAGGCGCCCATCACCGCCGTGCTGGTAGTGGAGTTCGCCGCCAACAGCTACTACTTCATTTACGACGCGCTCAACGCCTCCTACCAGTTCGCCAACACGCTCAAGCCGCAGGACTGGGTGGCCGTTGTGGCCTTCGATATGAAGCCCCACATCATGGTGGACTTCACCCAGAATAAGGGCGCGGTGTTCGCGGCGCTCAACCAATTGCGCATGCCGGGCTTCAGCGAAACCAACGTCTTTGACGCGCTCTATGACACGCTCGATCGCATTGACAGCATCGAGGGACGCAAGTACGTCATCCTGGTCGCCACGGGCGTGGATACCTTCAGCAAGCTCACCCTCGACCGCACCTTGAAGAAGATCAGGGAATCGCGCGACGTCACCATCTTCACCATCTCTACCGGCGAGGCCATCCGCCTGTACGCCGAAAGCCGTGGAATGGTCGGTCCCATCACCAGCCTCACCTATCTCCAGGCCGACAACCAGATGCGCCACTTTGCCCAGATGACCGGCGGCCGCTGGTACAAGCCCCGCTTCGAAGGGGAACTGCCGGGCATCTTCCGCGAGATCGCCGCTATCACCCGCAATCAGTACACCCTCTCCTACAACCCTACCAACCGGGCGCTGGACGGCAGCTATCGCAAGATCAAGGTGGAACTGGTGGCACCCGACGGCAGCGGCCCGTTGAAGGTGAAGAACGAGAAGAACAAGGAAGTCAAAGTGCAGATCATCGCCCGCGAGGGCTATACGGCTCGGCACATCGTGGATTGA